Below is a genomic region from Medicago truncatula cultivar Jemalong A17 chromosome 3, MtrunA17r5.0-ANR, whole genome shotgun sequence.
AATACAAAgtaatcctttaaaaaaaaaaaagaatacaaaagtAACATAACTAAAGAAAATtccacttaaaaaaaatctctgcTTTTGATGTAATTAGAATACAAAAGTAACATAACTAATCTTGTTTTGTAAATAGATAGGAGCATATATTCTTCTAGCTGTCTTGGAGTTGGCCTATTACAGCTGTAATGATGTCATAAGACAGGAACCCAAAAAACAAGATTcacattcaattcaatatatttattttgaccaacattcaattcaatattaCCACCTACTATTCCGTCCATATTTTGCCTTAAAAAATGCAAAACCTTTTTATTCATTCTACTATTATTTGGATATTTCTTTTCCCATTTCTCATCACTCTAACACACTCATAACAAGAACCTAAAACAATATTCTTTCAAGAAGACAAAGATGGATGGTGAAATTGAGAGATTCATTAAGGTATGGCTTATATCCACAACATGTCTATGTTATTGTTATTACATATCTTCTAAAATCCCCAAAGGCTTTCTAAGGCTTCTCTCAATCCTCCCAATTCTCTACCTTTTCCTAATCCTTCCTTTAAATCTCTCTTCTTTCCACCTTGGTGGCCCCACAACCTTCTTCCTTGTTTGGCTCTCCACTTTCAAACTCATCCTTTTTTCCTTCAATCAACCTCCTCTTTTCCCTCTCCCAAACAATATCTTCCATTTCATTTCCATTGCTTCCCTTCCAATCAACCCtcaacaatcaaattcaacaaccactttttcatctaaaaagtcaattttacccCTTACTTGTTTGAAAGTAGTTATATTGGTAGCAATCATATGTAGCTATGAGTATAGAGAATATATGCACCCTTATTTTATATTGGTCCTTTATTGCTGCCACATGTACCTTGGTATTGAACTTGTGTTAGCAATTAGTGCAGCACCGGTTCGAACCATGTTCGGTTTTGAAATCGAACCACAATTCAACGAACCTTATTTGTCCACATCGCTTCAAGACTTTTGGGGTCGTAGGTGGAACCTAATGGTAACTGGTATCTTACGTCCCACCGTATACAATCCCGTTCGCcacatcattaggtcttatgtGGGTTCCACATATGCCACTTCAGCTGCCACATTGGCAACTTTTGTGGTGTCTGGTCTTATGCACGAGGTAATTTATTATTACCTTGCACGCGCGCCTCCCACGTGGGAAGTCACATGGTTTTTTGTACTTCATGGTGTGTGTACGTCTGTTGAGGTTGCGGTTAAGAAGATTCTTCTTCGTCGTGGGTGGCGGTTGCACCGTGCTGTGTCGGGTCCGCTTACAATTACATTTTTGGCTGTTACCGGGAATTGGTTGTTTTTTCCTCAGTTGCTGAGGAATGGTGTTGTGAGCAAGGGTATTGGGGAGTATGCAATTTTGGTGAATTTTGTTAAGGATAAGTTACCATTACATTTGATtagttaattattgtttttgtagTGAACATTCGTTATTATAAACGTACAATAACATAGTTTTGATGGATAGAAATTCACCTAGTTTAGTATTGATGGAAATGAAGCATTGGCTCCGACACAGACACCAACATGTCGATACCACACACACTATGAGTTGAGGCTCTTGTTAGATCAATGGGTGGAAGGCTTATATTTTCATATCTCAtacataaaacaaaatcatcaagCAAACAATGACCAAGTACTGGCAATTCTAGCAAGCATATACATATCCAGGTTGGATAACAGATTCCCATAAACCATTTTCGAACACAAGCAGtaaattgatttggattttcTTGTCAAGCTCTGATACAAGAAATTCATTTGGAATACGTTCGGACAAATCACGTTCTATCgcataaaaattcaaaagacGGAACATGAGCCATCAGACCACTATCCAACAGTTCAGATTACTTGACGACGGCAACGTGAGGTTGAACACACCACAGAGAGAAGATACAGAGGGTTTGGAGTTATTGTGCTGGAAGAGGTGtagagagaaaaaggagagTTGAACTTGAGAGGCACAGTCAAATGGCAAAACAC
It encodes:
- the LOC11419526 gene encoding probable long-chain-alcohol O-fatty-acyltransferase 1 gives rise to the protein MDGEIERFIKVWLISTTCLCYCYYISSKIPKGFLRLLSILPILYLFLILPLNLSSFHLGGPTTFFLVWLSTFKLILFSFNQPPLFPLPNNIFHFISIASLPINPQQSNSTTTFSSKKSILPLTCLKVVILVAIICSYEYREYMHPYFILVLYCCHMYLGIELVLAISAAPVRTMFGFEIEPQFNEPYLSTSLQDFWGRRWNLMVTGILRPTVYNPVRHIIRSYVGSTYATSAATLATFVVSGLMHEVIYYYLARAPPTWEVTWFFVLHGVCTSVEVAVKKILLRRGWRLHRAVSGPLTITFLAVTGNWLFFPQLLRNGVVSKGIGEYAILVNFVKDKLPLHLIS